The DNA window CCGCACAGACCAAGGTCCGCGTCGGCTGGTGCGCCAAGACCGTCTCGAGCGCGGCCACTCCCTTCGCGATCGCCACCAAGATGGGCTGGTTCAAGGAGGACGGCGTGGAGGTCGAGCTGGTGCCCCTCTCCGGCTCGGGCGATTGTGTCAAGACGGTGGCCACCAAGGAAGTCGCCTACGCCCTGCCGAGCGTCGAGCCGCTGGCCGCGGCGCGGCCGCAGGGAGTGAAAGCCAAGATCTTCTACACCGCATACCAGGGCAACATCTACGGCATCGCGGTCCCGGCGGACAGCCCGGTGCAGAAGATGACCGATCTCAAGGGCAAGAACATCGGCGTCATCTCGATGGGATCGGCGGGCGTGCATATCGCCCGCGCCCTCGCCGCGACCAGCGGCATGGATCCGGCCGTCGACATCAACGTGGTGGTCGCGGGGGAGGGCGCCCAGACCGCCGCCATGGTGCGGAGCGGACAGGTCGCGGCGCTGAGCCAGTACGACACCCAGTACGCGATGGTCGAGAACGCAGGCGTGAAGCTACGGGTCTTGGACACCAAGGACATCGACCGCTATCCCTCCAACGGGCTCCTCGCCCTCGAGGACACGCTGAAGACGCGGCCGAGGGAGGCCGCGGCAGTCGCGCGCGGCTACGCGAGGGGCACGATCTTCGCCATCAACAATCCGGAGGCGGCGATCCGCATGCTGTACGAGGTGTACCCGCAGACGCGCCCGACCGGCAAGGACGAGGCCACCGCGATCCGCGACGACGTCCGCGTCCTCCAGGCGCGGATCGTGAACTGGAAGCTCGACAAGGCCGGCGTGAGCAAGTGGGGCGAGAACTCCGAGACCAACTACGCGGCCTACGCCGAGTTCCTGCTCAAGTGGGGCGTGATCAAGCAGAAGGTCGACGTGCACGATCTGATCACCAACGAGCTGATCGGGTCGATCAACAACTTCGATCCGGCCAAGGTGGCGGCCGAGGCCCGCGCCTACAAGAGGTAGTCCCATGGCTCCTGGAGGAAATCCGTCTCGTATCGGCGTCGACATCGGCGGGACCTTCACCGACCTGGTGTGGGTGGACGAGGCCACCGGGGCGGCCCGCGTGGGCAAGCTGCTCACGACTCCCA is part of the Candidatus Methylomirabilota bacterium genome and encodes:
- a CDS encoding ABC transporter substrate-binding protein encodes the protein MIARLVALGASLLLTLSAAPDGAAQTKVRVGWCAKTVSSAATPFAIATKMGWFKEDGVEVELVPLSGSGDCVKTVATKEVAYALPSVEPLAAARPQGVKAKIFYTAYQGNIYGIAVPADSPVQKMTDLKGKNIGVISMGSAGVHIARALAATSGMDPAVDINVVVAGEGAQTAAMVRSGQVAALSQYDTQYAMVENAGVKLRVLDTKDIDRYPSNGLLALEDTLKTRPREAAAVARGYARGTIFAINNPEAAIRMLYEVYPQTRPTGKDEATAIRDDVRVLQARIVNWKLDKAGVSKWGENSETNYAAYAEFLLKWGVIKQKVDVHDLITNELIGSINNFDPAKVAAEARAYKR